One Lentimicrobiaceae bacterium genomic window, GTTTAACAAGCTCTAATGCGTATTTTGTTGGGTGAAGCGTTAGGAAAGCATTTCCGAAACAAGCCGAAAAAGTCGGCTGTGGTGTGGTAATACCTCTTTCGGTTCCGGCTAATTTTGAAGTAAATCCCGAAAGGAAATGGTATTCGGTTTGTTCGGGTGTTAATTTGCTAACCGGCGGAAATACTCCGAATGCATCGGCTGTCAAGAAAATAACCTTTGTTGCATGACCTGCTTTTGAAATAGGTTTTACTATATTATTGATATGATAAATAGGATACGAAACTCTGGTATTTTCGGTTTTTGATGCATCTGAAAAATCGACGTCATTTGTTTCGGTAACGACAACGTTTTCTAGTAAAGCATCACGTTTGATGGCATGGTAGATATCCGGCTCGTTTTCTTCGCTCAAGTTGATACATTTAGCGTAGCAACCTCCTTCAAAGTTGAAAATTCCATCGTCGTCCCAACCGTGTTCGTCGTCTCCTATCAAGGCTCTTTTTGGGTCGGTTGATAAAGTGGTTTTTCCGGTACCTGATAATCCGAAGAAAATAGCAACATCGCCGTCTTTTCCTCTATTTGCCGAACAGTGCATAGCGGCTATACCTTTTAATGGTAAATAGTAATTCATCATTGAGAAAATACCTTTTTTCATTTCGCCGCCATACCACGTTCCTCCAACAAGTTGCATACGTTCTTTCAAATTAAACGCAACAAAGTTTTCGGAATTTAATTTATGTTTTTCCCAATCTTTATTGGTTGTTTTTGAAGCCATCAGGACAACAAAATCGGGCTTATATGTTTTTAATTCTTCATCAGTTGGACGAATAAACATATTTTTAACAAAATGTGCTTGCCAAGCCACTTCCATAACAAACCTTACGCACAATCTGGTGTCCTTGTTAGCACCGCAATACGCATCCATAACGTACAACTTTTTGTTTGAAAGTTGTTTCTGCGAAATTTCTTTCAAGTCGCTCCAAACTTCATAACTCATAGGATGGTTGTCGTTAGTACCTTGTGTTGACCACCAAACTGTGTCTTTTGAAACTTCATCGACAACAATATATTTGTCCTTTGGCGAACGACCTGTAAAAACTCCCGTATCAACACTTACAGCTCCGAAATTGGTTAAACGACCTTTTTCAAAACCTGTTAAACTGCTGTCCATTTCGTGTTCGAACAAAATGTCATAATCGGGATTGTAGTATAGCTCTTTTGTTCCTTTGATGCCATACTGTTCAACATCCACATAAAATCCTTTCTTGTTTATAGCTTCAATCATAATAATATGTTTAATAAATTATTGTTTCTGATTTTTCTACAAAGGTAGGCTATATTAATTGAATATTAACCAATAATTAAAAATTTAATTTTTTGTGTATCTTGTGAAACAATAAGAGAAAAGGCTGTCCTTATATTAAAGACAGCCTCTTCAAGTATTTAGCTATGAAAATGTTTTACTTTTTCGTTGCAGTTTTTTTAGGAGCCGTTTTGGTAACCTTATTTGATTTGCAGTCTCTTGCCTTTTTGTTTTCTATGCTCTCTTTAACTGCAGCTTGAGCAGCAGCAACACGAGCTATAGGAACGCGGAAAGGCGAACAGCTAACATAATTCAAACCAATTTGGTGGCAGAATTCAACCGATGAAGGCTCGCCGCCGTGCTCACCACAAATACCTAACTTAATATTAGGACGTGTTCTCTTTCCTCTTTCGACAGCCATTTTCATCATTTCTCCTACTCCTACTCTATCAACAACTTGGAATGGATCATGCTCTAAAATACCTTTTTTCAAGTAAATTGGTAAGAATTTACCAGCATCATCGCGTGAGTA contains:
- the pckA gene encoding phosphoenolpyruvate carboxykinase (ATP) produces the protein MIEAINKKGFYVDVEQYGIKGTKELYYNPDYDILFEHEMDSSLTGFEKGRLTNFGAVSVDTGVFTGRSPKDKYIVVDEVSKDTVWWSTQGTNDNHPMSYEVWSDLKEISQKQLSNKKLYVMDAYCGANKDTRLCVRFVMEVAWQAHFVKNMFIRPTDEELKTYKPDFVVLMASKTTNKDWEKHKLNSENFVAFNLKERMQLVGGTWYGGEMKKGIFSMMNYYLPLKGIAAMHCSANRGKDGDVAIFFGLSGTGKTTLSTDPKRALIGDDEHGWDDDGIFNFEGGCYAKCINLSEENEPDIYHAIKRDALLENVVVTETNDVDFSDASKTENTRVSYPIYHINNIVKPISKAGHATKVIFLTADAFGVFPPVSKLTPEQTEYHFLSGFTSKLAGTERGITTPQPTFSACFGNAFLTLHPTKYALELVKRMEASGAKAYLVNTGWNGTGKRISIKETRAIIDAILNGDIEKSSTETIPYFNLEIPKELKGVTTEILNPKNTYANESEWHTKAKDLAQRFINNFEKYTDREEGKRLVKAGPLL